gcaaacagaaaaacagaacgTGGTTTCTGCAGCGTTGACAAGAGCCTGTTTCTCcaagaggaaaaagaaagaacagagcagggaCTTCTTTTAAAGTTAAAGAATCAAACACAGAGCAGAGTTTGAGCTCATTTGTGGCCCTGATGACTTTCCAGCTTCACAAGATTACCATAAGAAAAAATCCAAGTTTTTCAGTGAACCCTAGTGCAGCCAAAAGCTTGCAAACACAGCTAGCTTTTTATTTCATCAGTAACCCAGTTTGATGTGTGATGTTTTAAACCGTTCTCACAACAATTTTCTTCATTCCAAACAACAGTctgcagaaaacataaaaaaatataaaaggactAAAGAACCACAAGTCAGAGCTCACTAGCAGACCTCATTTCCTGTGCAGCAGAGTAACAGAGGAAACTGGATTTACTGGGAGAACAGCAGAACAGTTGGCAAAAAAGAAAGGCTACAATATTTATGCATCTTTGTTTCTCACCAATGTTTTGTTAAAATCCATATTAAACTATAAGAACTTAAATGtaaccatttaaaaataataatttcttcaGTACCTTTTTGAAAGTATCTATGGCTCatggtttcacattttgtctgcaACCAtaaacttgaatgtattttattgggattttatatcaTATTGCAACAGAAAGGGATAtgtgtattttaatgttttcaaaactgaaaaccaaCTTTGCTATAATTAGAGCTGCCTTTTGGGGTATATCTCTATGGGTTTTGCACTTCTAGCAACTCACATTTGCCTCAATCTTTCTTtctaaaatagctcaagctcagtcagattagatgagagcatctgtgaaaacAGTTTTCCGACTTCTCACATTCCACGGATTCTCCATTCTAGGcctaggtctggactttgacggGACCATTCTGACACATTATTATGCCTTGATCTATTCCCTTACATTTtaggctgcatgtttagggtcactgtcctgctggaagaggaATCTCCACCAAAGTCTCAATTCCTTTGAGCCTCTAAAAAGTTTTCTTTCAGACTTGCCCTGTATTGAGCTCCTTCAATCTTTCCATCAATGCTAACAGGCTTCTCTAccccagctgaagaaaagtattcccatagcattatgctgccatcaCTAAGTTTGGAAATAGAGTGTGGAATAGTGTATTCAGAGTGATGCAATGTTATAAATGTAGGACAAAAATGCTGTCTCATCAAACCAGAGCATCTCTTCCTTCCACATTTTTGCTGTGTTtcctacatgttttttttgcaaacctTAGAGAGAATGCcttatagttttctttttactattacttttctttttccagtATCTCATAAatgccagatttgtagagtgtcCTATCAACAGATCTTTACACCTGGGCTGATCTCTGGAGCTTCGCCAGAGGTACCATGGCTTCATATCTGATTCTAACTCCTCTTGGCCGTTTGCAGTTGCTGCCCAATCTTTCCATGTTCAACTGATGAACTGAGCAGTGttctctgagatttccaaagcttgaacattgttttataacacaGCGTTATCCCtaacctgtttgtttttttctatgatCTTCGTGACTCTGATTGTTCCATAAATGTATCAAACAAATAGATGTTTTAATACTTATATTCCAGAACACACTAATGGACTCATTTACTTATTAGGTGATTTCTAcaggtaattggttgcactggattttgtgTAGAAGCATTAGAGGATAGGGGACTAATTCCacccatccattgtctatacccacttctcCCAGGGTCGCAGGGttgttggtgcctatctccagctgtcactggatgagaggcagggtagaccctggacaggtcgccagtccaccactgggcaacacagagacagacaggacacacaaccatgcaccaacacactcacacctaaggacgagttagagagaccagttaacctaactgTCATGTTTTCGGACTGTGGGAGAAGGCTGGAATATTCAGAGAATCCATGCACGCATGAGGAGAgcctgcaaactccatgtagaatgATCCCAAGCAAGGatttaaacccaggaccttcttgttgcaaggcagcagtactaccaactgtgcTACTGTGCAGCCGGGACTAATTACaaattgtaaagaaaaattgaaaaccatgtttcattttccttccatttcacaattatgtgcttctttgtgttggtctatcacataaaatcctaataaaatacactgaaggtaTTCAAGGTTGAAGTTAAAGTTAAATGTATGCTTCTGCAAGGTGCTGCAAAATGTTGTGTTCATGGAGTTTTCAGTCTAATCAGTAATTAACTATAATGAATGTTTTTTATGGGACAAGCATACTAACATTTTCCTAACTATAACTCCATATCTAGCCAGTGACCAAACAGGGAAAGCAGAATTCAGCTTGACTGTGGGTATCGAGAGGAACCAAACATCACTTTGCTCACCTCCAACAAACTGGATGCCACCTGCCACACGACCGATCGTACGAGAGATGAGGTCAGAGATGCAGCAGCCCATCAGACCTGTGAGGGCCACCAGCAGGAGCAGGCCGCACCCCACACCCGTCACCACTGTGCAGATCCTCCAATGCAAGCTCGGGATGCCATGAAAGAAGGCGTAGCGCCCGCACTGCTCCAGCATCACCGTGATCTGCTTCTCCTCGTCTCTTACAGGGTAGGAGCAACGGCGGAAGGTGCCAAAAGACACGGGCTTGTCCATCTGCGTTCCCAGCAGCCAGTAGGGCATGAAGAAGCCAACGCAGGAGGCAGCGGCACATAGCAGGGACAGCAGGGCCCAGATAACACCCGTGCAGGTCAGACTGGATGCCATCATGAATACAGTCACTGAGCAGGACAGCAGTTAAATGAGCAGTTGCTGTGTTGCTGGAAAGCTTGCAGTGAGCATTTAACACTTGTGGTCTTCACCTCCTCATTGACTCTGGATCCCTGTCAGAAGGAGGGGAAACAGGCAGATTGAGTGCTGACACACAGACCCTCCATGCAAACAAGTTGTGGGGTTGGGAAACAGCTAACAAAATCAGCTAGATAAGTAAAAAACGGAATTGTGTTATGCAGTCATTATATAAggataaatgaaaaacagaagatGTCAATGAGgtcattatttttaattacaagAGCTCCTTTAATGGTGTAATAAGACTTTGTgattaattgttgttttttactaTAAAAGGGAATTAAATATAGACAAGGACATAACATAGTTGGTATGTTGTTTATGTTAAGATCCAACACCTAACTCAGTATAGATTAAATATAATTGCAGTTTGAATAATGGTAAACAAAACACTGCCATTATCTAACTCAAACACAAGCAAATGGTTTAATCAATTCAACTTAGATTAGCAGAATGGAactattatttttacatttcatttatttattgcttaTTTCATCACCAACAAAGTAGAAATGCACTGATCAGGCATTTCTTGGCTGATGAtgatttctggttttgtttactGATTCCGAATTttgacttttagatttttttttctaatgacTATaacacacaaagagaaaaaaactgttattatttttgaatttaacacCAAATTAAGGAATTACAAGACTGTCCCTATTAATGCATCAAATCATTTGTCCCTAACCCTGAACTGATTTTCATTCAACTCAAAAAGACCATAATTCTTGCTGTTGGATGATGCATTTACACACTGAAAATGAATTAATTCCAACCTAATAAGAATTTGTTTAGTATTTGACCTGGCAAATACTGGTCAGACCTTCTGAAGGGACCTTCTGGGTGATTGACATGAatgttattaattattttacaaagcTTATTCACATATgcgtgatttcattcattagtCAAATGCTTGCaaagtagagatgcaccgatccgGCATCAGTCTGACCTACAGGTTTCGATTCAACCATCCTGTTtgatggaaaataataataatttttggacTTGTCCTGCAAATTACCGATTAGAGCCAATCAAGGGAAAATTGAACGATTGTGATCTCTGATTGATTGATGCATCTCTACAGCACAGGAATGTAAATAATACTCATGCTTTTCCTGGCCAATAACTGTTACCTGATAACCATGACAcctagaaaattaaaaaatttgcTGCAAGTGTTTTGATAGAGGTGGTAGGTTCCAGACGAAAAATAAGGCATTACACGTTTATCGCTATTTGCACCTCAAGGCATATCTCCCCAAACTTaatctgatttttattcaaCTCAAAAAAGTGCATGAAACTACATAGTTTTCTACTGAATAGGAGAAAAACTATAATTTTGGTACATACTGATCACTGATCAGAGCCGTTCAAGAGAATAATTGGTCAATTCTCATCTCTGGCTGattgatcggtgcatctctacaaCAATACAATGTAAAGAATACTGATAcagaactttttcacatatgtttgattttgttgCATTTGTACACATAGCCTATTAACACATTAAGTTAACATTAGACATATTGTTAAACACAAATAGGTTGCAGATTCATTCATAAAATGAACTGTAAAATTTTATAACACACACGTGCTATAGTAAAACTTTATACACTTACACAGCTTACGGATTATTAATTAACAACTATGCAACACCAGAATCAACAGATCCTTAACACATTTAGCTGAAGAATCAGACTTTAGGTCTTTGTAGGAGCTGCCAGTTCTTCATGAACATGCAGTGATCTCTGGTTAGGGGTGACCTCATGCAACTGACTTTACCTATTTCAGGCTAAGAATAATTACGAGGCAGATTTAAGGGCGAACATCTTACATGATGTGAGGTGCGCTCGATGTTAAAGAAGCGGTTTACATCTGCGGAGTCCAGCTGTGTTCGGGTCTTAAGTCAAACTTTTCTCCAGCCGAGAAGGTGAGAAATTATTCCGATCGAGCAAAGAGTGAATCCAAAATACGAAATAAAAAAGTGACTGCAGACTCCGAACCAAATCACTTCCTCCTCGTCGATATGTAAAAGCGAAGGCTTGGATCAATGATTTACTCCTGCGCGGCGCAGAGACGGACGAGCGGAGCGGCGCTCACTGGCCGAACTCCCGATCACACATTCCTgcttagagagagagagagagagagagagagaggcgaGGAGGAGGCGCCTCCATGAAACGTTGCTGGGAGGTGACCATCAATCAAACAAATCCCCACCCAGGAGCCAGAGTCAACGCTGCTATAGTTCCTGCATGCTTCTGGGTGCATTCACGGATACCTCGAAAACGAATGACGTTTAGCAAGAATCCTACACCAACTTCATGTTAAAGAATATTTCAGGGACTTAATTATGCTGACGAGCTTTTGATAAATAAGAAGCTATATATttcataaaattataaaaattatgttttacccTCTTTAACAGATCGGTTACAACATTTTAACAAAGGAAAATATTGATTAGGCCTATATGTATTTTTGATTGTGATATTGTTGGTGTAATTTTTGAAatcattgtttatttttcatcataTTTTCGTGaaggttttaattttattttatatgtatataaaacgcttaaattcagttttacacTTATTATGTCACTTTATACTCATAAAGAAGGAAAAAGGGATGAGAGTTGTGGAAAACAACATTCCAATATTTATCAGAAAACATTCACTCAATCAAGTCaatatttcattatttcacCAAACAAGTTTTGTCTTTGACAGCAGATGGTCCCCAAAAAGATCAGACAGAAATAATCTTTTTGTAATATCATCCTTGTCGACTTATTTTTACAGTTCTGTGTTTTATAAAGCATAAGGTAACTAATTGCGTAATGCAGCAAGATAAAGAAAACTATGCTTGTCGGAACGTTGTGCCGCTCGCCAAGAAATCCGACCGAACGTTACTTACCCGCGGACCAAAACAGTCTTCGGATTGAGTTGACGTGGAGGTTGATTTGCACGATGGCAAATATTAAAGCGGAAAGTTCAGTCGACAGCTTCACTTTATCTTCAAATTCAAATGTACCTTCCCAGCCCAATAACCCGCTATCGAGAAAGCTGAATAAAATCCTGGAAACTAGACTGGACAATGACAAGGTATGCTAGTAGAAGTTTAGCTTCCTGTTAGCAGGCTAGGCTAACAGCAGCTAAACCTGGAATTAAACcgtttcttttgtgttttgtgtttatgaGAAGTGTTAAATACATTTGAGTGATTCTCGTTGGTCTCATATAGTGTATTTTCTGACCAATAAAACCCAGCCGAAAAGGTATGAAGTGTATTTTAACTGTTAGCGTTAGTATTttcttttggttattttatttactttagatTGACTGTGGTTAAAAAGCACACATATTGGTTACAGAGGCGGGGCTaccattaatttatttcaattggtctttattctttttaatgctGCATTTATCACAACACTTAGATGggatattttgttaaatatgttttcaggAGATGCTGGAGGCTCTCAAGGCGCTCTCGGTGTTCTTCACTGAGAACAGTCTGCGCACCAGGAGAAATCTACGAGGTGACATAGAGAGGAGAAGTCTGACAATTAACGAGGAGTTTGTACGAATATTTAAAGAGGTTAAAGAGGTAACAGAGctccaactgaaatatttccctTGCAGTTAGTCATTTTGTCCCTTTTCTAATTTGTACTCACGTTTCGTACCTATGCGTTCCAATGTTGTCCTAACTTGCTTCTGTTTCGTTTCGTAAACAAACCATTTCGTACCCTTCTACGTAGCCGCTGCTAATCGCCTTATTTCTCATGGTAGTTTTATGCTTTTTAGTCAAATATGGAAATAATCATAAGAATCCTTAAATCTGTTTTGGCTTTTACTAACAAGGTTCCAACACAGTCCAGGAAAGTCTTCAGAAGTATTGCAGTTATTTTAAGTACTTTCTGTGTCAGAATAAGCATTGAAATTTTAAatagattatggaaaataaaagcatattcaGACTTCATTGTCTGACAGTTCAATCAATCCATCAGTcaatcagtccatccatcaacAATATATACATTTGCTTAAGAAGGCCTGAAAAATTTAAGTCTGTTGAATTTTAGTAGAAACTCTGTATGTAGCAGATTACAAGTTATTTCTTTTATAGCACTTGTTGTCAAGCAGTCCCCCTTGGTAGGTAGAAACGAAATAATGAAACATCTCATTGCCGACAGCTACTTTTCGatatgaaaaaaatctaaactaaaTAGTGATTAAAAAGGTGGCGCGACTAAGTGATGTTGGCCAAATAATACAACGGTGATTGGCCTGGAGTACCAGAAGTGTTTCAAATATCTGTGTCAGTCATAGATAACCCATTTTgttcaatcttctgtgttttttagtCTGCAGTTTGCATGAATCACACATGTGTAATATGACACAGTTGTCGTGCTTGTGAACACTATATACAACTGggatttgttttgcattgtctATAGGAGCTTGAAAGTGTTCATGAGGATGTTCAGGCCATGAGCACATGCTGTGAAGAAATGACCAATAGATTAAAGGTATGAATGGGAGGTCTGCctgctgtttgttgtttttagacAATTAGTTTTATCATCATCATTTATAATAATACATTGACGTTAACTTTATAAGACATTTGTGTGCAAATGAAAACATACTTTGTCCTCAACAGGCTGCGAAAGAGCAAACTCAAGACCTTATCGTAAAAACCAACAAGCTGCAAGGAGAAAAGTGAGTTTATTATTTTGCTACAAAATGAACTGTGGAGCTAATAATGAGGTTATTAAATCTAGTGGGGTTGACAGTTTGTCTAACTGAAAGTCATAAATATTGCATCGAGTAAAAAGTATTCAACAAGAGATCATTAAGTGTTATGCAGTTTactttataatcaataatcgtATGACAAATGTTGTATTTAATACTATAATACTATGGAAAAAGGGTGGTATACTTGTTAATTACATATTCTGTATCAGTTATATGtcaaaactacagaaaagtCCTAGCTTCTGATGAAATAACTCATTAAAAAGACTGTTCACACTTTATTGTCATTTCCATTAAGGTTTTCCTGTTTCGGGACCCTTCCTTATATGGGTACAactgaataaattagaatatcataaaaaagttgatttgtttCAGCAATTCTAATCAAAAACCGTTCATTACACACCCAGTGACATATTTTGAGTTGTTGTTCCTGTTAATttagatgattatggcttatggTAGTTTAGCTTAGATTAGTTTGTGTTTGTCATAAACACTAAttcctgtatttaaaaaaatatatatttttgtggtattcaaaaattaaacaaaatcatcaaaattaacagaagtgAATGCTCTAAATGTCTAATGAATCCATATAATAggaattttactttttgaattgagtttctgaaataaattacaataatattctaatgtaTTTGCATTCTTATTTAATCGTTATTTTACCAGTAAGGGTCCCATTTAGAATCACAGTCTTATTTTCAAAGGACTCGTagacaaaacagcattattgAGATGCATCTATACGGACCTGCAGCCGTAGAGCCTCCTCACTAATAAGAGCGGTATATTTGTTTCTGCTTACTGTGATAAGAAACTTgccatttgtttcattttcttcttgtaCACTTCAAAGGCCCAATGTAGGATTTTGTGTTTGGGTTTGTGCATTTAGTCCTGCTGATGACATAGTTTCAAAAGAATCAGCAGTtgagacctaaaatatttagcTCACCATAACACAGAGCAAATGTGGAAacggattaaaaaaaaatcgttTCTGCAGTGTGTTTGCCTGAAATTGGTAAATGTGGTGTGCATCCTTATGCTTAACTGGGAGAAATGACCCCTGATTTTTATGTGCTACTAACATTTCTTTAGTAGCTACATGTTTAGAGACAAAAAGAAcagaatttcattttttttttaaacgtgaTAAGTATCTTGGGGCAAAGGACATTTGTATCCTAAAGGTATTTAATCACAATGATAATGCCTAAAATTTCAACAGTTTAACAGAAtagttaaaaaaagaatatttctgCGAAACAAAACATTCAGACATGAGCTTAAAATTTTACACTACATTTTTCCGTATAACATTTTCGCCATTTGCGTGTTTGTTTTCCATTCAACTTTTTCTCTATTGACAATCAGGATACTAGAGTcttactgctttttttttttttatgcacagCTAATTTTTTATGTGCCGCATTGATCCACAGCTTTAAATAAACTCATGTCTCACTTCTCCTGATAATGGTTTTATGTGAAAGATTTCACTTAAATGCTTAAATATAACTACAGTCTTATCTGCATTTGCACGCCATCTTAACGTGACACTCTTCGTGTCGTCAGCAGTGACAGCGGCAGGAAAATATTCGACCTGTTCTTGTCCGCTGGGAGTTGCCGCGGGATGGGGTTCATTAGCATTTGTAACAGATGTGATCAGTGACCTTGTGTGTTGACAGGAGTGTAGGGGTGCTGCTGAGGTTGATGTAGATTTGTCATGAGGGACATTTGCAGACATCAGCGACGTACCACTGCAGTTCATGCTCCAAAGGCTCCCCATCAGCACCTCATTTTCAAGAGGTGACATAGATGGAAAAGCACTAAGGTTGAACTTAGAATAGATGGGTGGGCAACAAAGGACAGGAGTGGAGATAAAGCCACCAGTGAGCACATGTAGGAAATGAATTAAAACTATGTATGGCTTTCTGAGGGGTATTTCCTGGAAGTAGTCAGACGTTTGACATGAGTGTCCTCCTGAGTGTATAGTAGTTTTTGTCCTTTTCTCTATGCAGTGCTCTCATCGGGAACTGCTGTCTGCCTGTGTGACATTTTCATGCGTAGAACCACAGTGACCCCACAGCCATATTGGCTACTCTGCACACACTGGGCTTTGACTTTGTCTCTCATAATTTTGTCTCAGAAGGGCTGCCGACGAAAGTGCGCCGGCAAGCTGTTGTCCTTCAGCGCTGCGTAGAGTGAGCTCTTCTTGGTCAAATCTTTTTTCAGGTCACACAGGCCTCTGCAGACCCTCAGCTAGTGTTTTTATGTTCCTTTCTTGTTGATGCTTATTACAGCACTGTCACATCTGTGACATAATCTCTAAGAGCAGCCCTGCTGGGGGAGAACAGTCATTTCCAAGTATCTGCTTATGTTCCTGATCTGCCTTTCCTTTGCTTCTTGCTGCCTTAGTCTGCTCATGGCACTGTCATTTGTCAACTCTAATGAAACCGAAATAAACTGCAGATAAGTCCCAGTTTGCAGAAGTAAAAGTAAAGGATGTGAGCCACTGAGCTGCAGGTGACCTGTGTTTGTTAGCTGCCTTTCAGTCACCACACTCTGTTGTTTCGGGCTGGTACTGTTTAAAGATGTTGTCATCAAAAGCACTAAATAGATGTTGTGTGTTACTCTATAATGAAATGTAATGCTGCCCACCTGTCCCACTCTGTGTAATCTTTGCATTAGCACGGTATGTAATCATGCAGAGCCAGCAGAGACGTCTCACAACCAGATGCTTCTGTTGACAACGTGACCTCACGAGCAGCCGGAACCAGAGGTGGCACTATGGTCTCTAATGCTAATCTTCTGAATGAATACATTTATGCGTCTACAGTGTATCTAGCTGGTTGCATAtcaaaaaggaataaaaaatattcagttccTTCCAAAAGTAATAGTagcccttgaaccttttcacattttgccacgttacaaccacaaacttcaatgtgttttattgggattttacgtAATAGAATGTTCAACATGTAGCACATGATCATgaaccaaataatatttatagcaaataaaaacctggaaagtgtgatgtgcatttgtattactCCTCatcaagtcttttagggtatgtcccTACCAACATTTCACACCTAGAGAATATAATTTTTGCTCATCCTTTGCAAAGCAGCTCAAGCTTACTGGGATTAGATGAAGAGCATCTTTGAACAGCAATTATTAAGTCTTGTAATAGACTtccaactggatttagg
This genomic window from Girardinichthys multiradiatus isolate DD_20200921_A chromosome 18, DD_fGirMul_XY1, whole genome shotgun sequence contains:
- the LOC124884655 gene encoding LHFPL tetraspan subfamily member 6 protein, with translation MMASSLTCTGVIWALLSLLCAAASCVGFFMPYWLLGTQMDKPVSFGTFRRCSYPVRDEEKQITVMLEQCGRYAFFHGIPSLHWRICTVVTGVGCGLLLLVALTGLMGCCISDLISRTIGRVAGGIQFVGGLLIGSGCALYPLGWDSEEVQQTCGNSSDQFKLGSCQIGWAYYCTGAGAATAMLLCTWLSCFAGKKQKHYPY